A window of the Paenibacillus woosongensis genome harbors these coding sequences:
- the wecB gene encoding non-hydrolyzing UDP-N-acetylglucosamine 2-epimerase, which produces MKIMTILGTRPEIIRLSLIIPLLDRYADKHILVHTGQNFNTSLSDIFFQELGLRQPDYILNNRNTTLGHQLAAMFSQMESILSAERPDRILLLGDTNSALCAILAERMGIPVVHMEAGNRCFDLEVPEEKNRKLIDTISTINMPYTPQSKQHLLAEGVPGRRIILTGNPIYEVMKHYEPFIANSDILDRLKLKHGQYFLVTTHRAENVDHPGHLQEIMEGLNKVAEAYGQRLICSIHPRTKSRIDSDLKIRMNPLVEFHEPFGFFDFVKLERHARCALTDSGTVQEECCIMQVPTVTIRRTTERPETVDCGSNVVSGLDSQRIAAAVELMIGLDRSWSCPEGYLEERVSQKVVKFVLGGKVNVH; this is translated from the coding sequence GTGAAGATAATGACGATCCTCGGAACGCGTCCGGAAATTATTCGCCTCAGCTTGATTATTCCTCTGCTGGATCGTTATGCCGATAAGCATATACTCGTGCATACCGGGCAAAACTTCAATACCAGTCTTAGTGATATTTTTTTCCAAGAGCTCGGTCTCAGACAGCCGGATTATATTCTTAATAACCGCAATACTACGCTAGGTCATCAACTGGCGGCCATGTTCTCGCAGATGGAATCGATATTAAGCGCGGAGCGGCCGGATCGGATCCTGCTTCTTGGTGACACGAACAGTGCGCTGTGCGCCATATTGGCTGAGCGGATGGGTATTCCCGTCGTCCATATGGAGGCAGGGAACCGCTGCTTTGATCTAGAGGTGCCTGAAGAGAAGAATCGCAAACTAATAGATACGATATCTACAATTAATATGCCTTATACCCCGCAAAGCAAGCAGCATCTCTTAGCGGAGGGGGTTCCGGGCAGGCGAATTATTTTGACGGGCAATCCGATTTATGAGGTCATGAAGCATTACGAGCCATTCATTGCCAACAGCGATATACTGGATCGGCTAAAGCTCAAGCACGGCCAGTATTTTCTAGTTACGACGCACCGTGCGGAGAATGTGGATCATCCCGGCCATTTGCAAGAGATCATGGAAGGATTGAACAAAGTAGCCGAGGCCTATGGCCAGCGTTTGATCTGCAGCATTCATCCCCGAACGAAGTCCCGGATCGACAGCGATCTGAAAATAAGAATGAATCCGTTAGTCGAGTTCCATGAGCCCTTCGGCTTTTTCGATTTCGTGAAGTTGGAGAGGCATGCCCGCTGCGCTTTAACGGATAGCGGTACCGTACAGGAAGAGTGCTGCATCATGCAAGTGCCCACGGTTACGATTCGCAGAACAACAGAAAGACCCGAAACCGTAGATTGCGGCAGCAACGTCGTATCCGGACTCGATTCACAGAGAATCGCGGCTGCAGTGGAGCTGATGATTGGTCTGGATCGGTCCTGGTCTTGTCCCGAAGGATACTTGGAAGAACGAGTCTCGCAAAAAGTTGTTAAATTCGTGTTGGGGGGGAAGGTGAATGTTCACTAA
- a CDS encoding glycosyltransferase, with amino-acid sequence MERLKILFITKDFSQYLERNFHYLQLELAKHADLALCHEGGRLDEILQRIPFTPDFILLNDMFHSTHCPPVEGVFDLQIPWGMIMHDLHGHVDKRREFLANRPENIFTIYRSAFRKRYPEYEGKLHWLPHFAEPTVFQNYNQPKDIDILLMGAINRRIYPLRHLMKNTYMRRPGFVFHKHPGYVNFESDQQVLVAQKFAIEANRAKIFLTCDSIYKYSLRKYFEVLASYTLLMAPPNEDLRDLGFRPGEHFVAISERDYEEKVEFYLRPENDALREQITRQGYEFIHEKHTTAVRAQKLLAIIQNIVKNR; translated from the coding sequence ATGGAGCGGCTTAAAATATTATTTATTACGAAAGATTTCAGCCAGTATTTAGAGAGGAATTTTCATTATTTGCAGTTGGAGCTGGCGAAGCATGCTGATCTGGCGCTTTGCCACGAGGGAGGCAGGCTGGACGAGATTCTGCAACGGATACCGTTTACCCCTGATTTTATCCTGTTGAACGATATGTTTCATTCGACGCATTGTCCTCCGGTAGAAGGGGTATTCGATCTGCAAATCCCTTGGGGAATGATTATGCACGACCTCCATGGACATGTTGACAAGCGAAGGGAGTTTCTGGCTAACAGGCCGGAGAATATCTTTACAATTTACCGCAGCGCTTTCCGCAAAAGATATCCCGAATATGAGGGGAAATTACACTGGCTGCCCCATTTTGCCGAACCTACCGTATTTCAAAACTATAATCAGCCCAAGGATATTGATATTTTGCTCATGGGAGCCATCAACCGGCGAATATATCCGCTGCGTCATTTAATGAAGAATACGTATATGAGAAGGCCGGGCTTTGTCTTTCATAAGCACCCGGGGTATGTCAATTTCGAATCCGATCAACAAGTGCTGGTCGCTCAAAAGTTTGCCATAGAAGCCAACCGGGCAAAAATCTTTCTGACATGCGATTCTATTTATAAATACTCTTTGCGCAAATACTTCGAAGTGCTGGCCAGTTATACGCTATTAATGGCTCCGCCGAACGAGGATTTGAGAGACTTGGGATTTAGGCCGGGAGAACATTTCGTTGCGATTTCAGAGCGTGATTATGAAGAGAAGGTAGAGTTCTATTTAAGGCCGGAGAATGATGCCCTGCGTGAGCAAATAACGAGACAAGGTTACGAATTTATTCATGAGAAGCATACGACGGCAGTCCGTGCGCAAAAACTTCTTGCAATTATTCAGAATATAGTGAAAAACAGATGA
- a CDS encoding CgeB family protein, whose amino-acid sequence MFVHSDLQSTAIREGEAHDSSRRGREAGLKHGFEEGYLRGRAKTIVEAAPIHFPKRALKVLYVSSGKGFPYAPIDEAIIATLQTLAAEVSVAGPKQPVSELVSSSLPDLMLVLDGMELPVEQVDAVRAKGIRTAIWLTDDPYYTDITIRTAPHYDYVFTLERNCLDFYRSAGCNNVHYLPFAAHVGHYRPTLTRSPVRRAISFIGSAYWNRIEFLQPIIGGLMEKGLTINGIWWDRLPEYASYPDRIEIGKWMGPGETAEVYSGSKIVLNMHRSPYDTTVNNNSVGLTAASPNPRTFEISACGTLQLADVRDDLASFYIPGQEIETFSNPSELYDKVNFYLDHETERREIALRALERTYREHTYSHRLHEMLSRIFG is encoded by the coding sequence ATGTTCGTTCATTCGGATTTACAATCAACGGCTATACGGGAAGGAGAAGCTCATGATTCAAGCAGGAGGGGAAGGGAGGCTGGGTTAAAGCATGGCTTCGAGGAGGGATATTTACGCGGGCGTGCAAAAACGATCGTGGAGGCAGCCCCTATTCATTTCCCGAAAAGAGCTTTAAAGGTTCTCTATGTATCCTCAGGCAAGGGCTTCCCTTATGCTCCCATCGATGAGGCTATTATTGCCACTCTCCAAACGCTGGCAGCAGAAGTGAGCGTGGCGGGGCCCAAGCAGCCGGTGTCGGAACTTGTGTCGAGCTCTTTGCCCGATTTGATGCTTGTACTGGATGGGATGGAGCTGCCTGTAGAACAAGTAGACGCGGTACGTGCTAAAGGGATTCGAACCGCTATTTGGCTGACGGATGATCCTTATTACACGGATATAACCATAAGAACTGCGCCTCATTATGATTATGTATTTACCCTGGAGCGCAATTGCCTGGATTTCTACCGTTCTGCAGGGTGCAACAATGTACATTATTTACCTTTTGCAGCTCATGTAGGCCATTACCGCCCCACGTTAACCCGTTCCCCTGTTCGGCGTGCAATCAGCTTTATCGGCTCGGCCTACTGGAATCGGATTGAATTTTTGCAGCCGATCATTGGCGGCCTCATGGAAAAGGGCTTAACGATTAATGGAATTTGGTGGGACCGGCTGCCTGAATATGCATCCTATCCAGACCGGATTGAAATTGGAAAATGGATGGGGCCTGGCGAAACGGCAGAAGTATATAGCGGCTCAAAAATCGTGCTGAATATGCATCGTTCTCCTTATGATACGACCGTGAATAACAATTCGGTCGGCCTTACGGCCGCATCTCCCAACCCCCGGACATTTGAAATCTCCGCCTGTGGAACATTGCAGCTTGCTGATGTGCGGGATGACTTGGCCAGCTTCTATATTCCAGGCCAGGAAATCGAGACCTTCAGCAATCCAAGCGAGCTGTACGACAAAGTTAATTTTTATTTGGATCATGAGACGGAGCGGCGTGAGATTGCGCTGCGCGCTTTGGAAAGAACGTATCGCGAGCATACGTATTCCCACCGACTTCATGAAATGCTCAGCCGGATATTTGGTTAG
- a CDS encoding restriction endonuclease subunit S, with the protein MSREQSFMNVLDAAAKVQWNVAMILEAKAVEVEKARNWIINHVHGGSFESHEKMLSEPLDIHEQLVEVIDGLTKLQNGFNGNLKAVLKSDEDESGSADGGFDGLFSGSFDLEDSGK; encoded by the coding sequence ATGAGCAGAGAACAGTCTTTTATGAATGTGTTGGATGCAGCAGCCAAGGTTCAATGGAATGTGGCTATGATTTTAGAGGCAAAGGCAGTAGAGGTTGAAAAAGCGCGGAATTGGATTATAAACCATGTGCATGGGGGGAGCTTCGAAAGCCACGAGAAGATGCTGTCGGAACCGCTCGATATTCATGAACAGCTGGTTGAAGTGATAGACGGGTTAACTAAGCTGCAGAACGGTTTTAACGGTAATTTGAAGGCTGTGCTCAAATCCGATGAGGATGAGTCGGGCTCTGCCGATGGCGGATTTGACGGATTATTCAGCGGTTCCTTTGATTTGGAGGACTCGGGTAAATGA
- a CDS encoding glycosyltransferase → MSAKVSIIIPFYNCPYIEQAVSSALGQTYSNIEIIVVDDGSTSYAELLAPYRHRIHYLGKQNGGTATALNHGIRHASGDYIAWLSSDDIFYPEKISIQLHEMLRHKAVISHTNFNYIDESGTVTQFGAGALPMTRRELLETLTRGNPINGCTVMIKRSLLKRVGLFDERLPYTHDYDLWCRILLAGYSFHYVNQPLIAYRRHPGMGTIRHESSIVQEIASVRSRYRKPFHRLIHRHRDV, encoded by the coding sequence ATGAGTGCAAAGGTCAGCATTATCATTCCTTTCTATAACTGTCCTTATATAGAGCAGGCGGTATCAAGCGCTCTGGGTCAGACTTATTCCAATATTGAAATCATTGTGGTGGACGACGGCTCTACTTCCTATGCGGAGCTGCTCGCGCCTTACAGGCATCGTATTCATTATTTGGGCAAGCAAAACGGGGGCACGGCTACTGCACTAAACCATGGAATACGCCATGCTTCGGGAGACTATATCGCTTGGTTAAGCTCGGATGACATATTTTATCCCGAGAAGATCAGCATACAGCTTCATGAAATGCTGCGGCACAAAGCGGTCATTTCCCACACGAATTTCAATTATATCGATGAGAGTGGAACAGTGACCCAATTTGGGGCAGGCGCTTTGCCCATGACCCGCCGAGAACTGCTGGAGACATTGACCCGCGGTAATCCTATCAACGGCTGTACCGTGATGATCAAGCGCAGCTTGCTTAAGCGGGTAGGACTCTTCGATGAGAGACTCCCTTACACCCATGATTATGATTTATGGTGCCGAATTTTGTTGGCGGGATACTCATTTCACTATGTGAACCAGCCCTTAATTGCTTATCGCCGCCATCCCGGGATGGGAACGATCCGTCATGAATCTTCCATCGTACAAGAAATTGCTTCCGTACGCTCCAGATACAGAAAGCCTTTCCATCGCCTGATACACCGCCATCGGGATGTATGA
- a CDS encoding CgeB family protein: protein MNALESLNNPDTSKAYQDGFLEGYRFGGCQAVLERVSKQESPSKSKCRVLYVPQGFEAIDRGVAEALSELTEESAVAAPGSALAMAVSFRPDLVLVMNGLHVFPPEHEEQIQAIRGLGIRTAIWFVDDPYFTDDTVRIALAYDEVFTHELECVELYQRIGCRRVHYLPLAANPQMFRPVRSSLQYHYDICFIGNAFWNRAKLFDQMASYLQDKKVFIAGQHWERLANYGLLSRFISNKWIEPEETVSYYNGAKIVINLHRPTEPGSDNRNGLNIPGGSINPRTYEIGGCGTLQMTDCRSDLTLHYKPGHDIETFADAAELQAKIDYYLSHDHERIQMAWRALWTTRSKHTFHRRITSLLAALQIK, encoded by the coding sequence ATGAATGCCTTGGAAAGCTTAAATAATCCGGATACTAGCAAAGCCTACCAGGATGGGTTTCTTGAGGGCTATAGGTTCGGCGGGTGCCAGGCTGTTCTGGAGCGAGTCTCTAAGCAAGAATCGCCTAGCAAAAGCAAATGCCGCGTTCTCTATGTTCCTCAAGGCTTCGAGGCGATCGATCGCGGGGTAGCGGAGGCGCTAAGCGAGCTGACGGAAGAGTCCGCCGTGGCCGCCCCTGGGTCCGCATTGGCTATGGCGGTCTCCTTCCGCCCTGACTTGGTCCTCGTAATGAATGGTCTCCATGTATTTCCTCCTGAGCATGAGGAGCAAATCCAGGCCATCCGCGGGCTGGGAATCCGTACGGCGATATGGTTTGTCGACGACCCCTATTTTACGGATGATACGGTTAGGATAGCTCTAGCCTATGATGAAGTATTTACGCATGAACTGGAATGCGTCGAGCTCTATCAGAGAATCGGCTGCCGGAGGGTTCATTATCTTCCGCTTGCGGCGAATCCGCAAATGTTTCGCCCGGTGCGTTCTTCACTGCAATATCATTACGATATCTGCTTTATCGGCAATGCTTTTTGGAACCGAGCAAAGCTATTTGATCAGATGGCTTCTTACCTGCAAGACAAAAAAGTGTTCATTGCGGGGCAGCATTGGGAGCGCCTGGCTAACTACGGCCTGTTGTCCAGGTTTATTAGCAACAAATGGATCGAGCCAGAAGAGACGGTGTCGTACTATAACGGGGCCAAAATCGTTATTAATCTTCATCGTCCTACGGAGCCCGGATCGGATAACCGGAATGGGCTGAATATTCCCGGGGGCTCAATTAATCCCAGAACCTATGAGATCGGCGGATGCGGAACATTGCAAATGACGGATTGCCGGAGCGATTTGACACTGCATTATAAACCAGGGCATGACATTGAGACTTTTGCTGATGCGGCTGAACTTCAAGCTAAAATCGATTATTATTTGAGCCACGATCATGAACGTATCCAAATGGCCTGGCGCGCCTTGTGGACGACTCGATCCAAGCATACGTTTCATCGGCGTATTACAAGTTTGCTTGCTGCATTGCAAATCAAGTAA
- a CDS encoding NAD-dependent epimerase/dehydratase family protein, with translation MNKGTVLVTGAAGFTGQHACKRLAEKGYRVAAIVRSHSSLKKLPLIDHVDYHVCDLKGQADICELVQRVSPHYVLHLAGKNSVPESWANPILYMESNILGTIHLLNALRQRERIPILIAGSRLKFDLSFPVEPTHPYGLSKSIQEVISLAWGELFHQHVILAEPCNLVGPGPSTGICSLLAGYIAALERGEPRPRFRLSSASATRDFLDVRDAVDAYELLLRRGKAGTVYPVCSGVERRLGDVCQSFINLAETECPLEEDVLEAAAEGMPERAALIQPELLNRMGWSTAIPWGTSVSDILEYYRREEADDL, from the coding sequence ATGAATAAGGGCACCGTACTAGTTACCGGAGCCGCCGGATTTACCGGACAGCATGCCTGCAAAAGACTGGCTGAAAAAGGCTATAGAGTGGCTGCGATTGTTCGATCCCATTCTTCCCTTAAAAAGCTGCCTCTCATAGATCATGTGGATTATCATGTGTGCGATTTGAAAGGGCAGGCAGATATATGCGAGCTTGTTCAACGCGTATCTCCCCATTATGTACTTCATCTTGCCGGCAAAAATTCTGTTCCTGAATCCTGGGCAAATCCCATCCTCTATATGGAGAGCAATATATTGGGGACAATACATTTGTTAAACGCCTTGAGGCAGCGGGAGAGAATTCCCATATTAATTGCTGGCTCGCGCCTGAAATTTGACCTGAGTTTCCCTGTGGAGCCAACTCATCCTTATGGACTAAGTAAATCGATCCAAGAAGTGATCTCCCTGGCATGGGGGGAACTGTTCCATCAACATGTTATATTGGCAGAGCCTTGCAATCTTGTCGGTCCCGGCCCATCTACCGGCATTTGCTCCCTGCTGGCGGGATATATTGCCGCTCTGGAACGAGGGGAGCCCAGACCGCGTTTCCGGCTGTCATCAGCCAGCGCAACAAGGGACTTTCTAGATGTCAGAGATGCGGTAGACGCCTATGAATTGCTTCTCCGCCGGGGAAAAGCGGGCACGGTGTATCCGGTATGTTCCGGAGTGGAGAGAAGACTTGGTGACGTGTGTCAGAGTTTCATTAATCTGGCTGAGACGGAATGTCCGCTCGAAGAAGATGTCCTTGAAGCAGCAGCAGAAGGTATGCCCGAAAGGGCTGCCCTTATACAGCCCGAGCTGCTGAACAGGATGGGGTGGAGTACGGCAATCCCCTGGGGAACCTCGGTAAGCGATATTTTGGAATATTATCGAAGGGAGGAAGCGGATGATTTATGA
- a CDS encoding polysaccharide biosynthesis protein, with amino-acid sequence MFTNQVILVTGGTGSWGYELVKQLLLQQPKEIIVFSRNESTQVAMSRAFEDPRLTFRIGDIRDKEALMDACKNVDIVYHLAALKHVPVCEDQPYEALKTNVVGTQNVIETAMENKVKKVIYISTDKAANPSNFYGMTKAIGEKLIVYANLLQSDTKFVCVRGGNVLGTNGSVVHLFKSQIANKNHVRITDLKMTRFFFTLPDAISLLFKASIESIGGEIFVMSMPTCRIVDLAEVLIEASGKENVEIIESGIRPGEKIHEILMSEYESMTTIVYDREYLVILPNLDIPELKERYSQYPLVPFESFSSEHNLMDKDEIRNLLIRGGFIS; translated from the coding sequence ATGTTCACTAATCAAGTCATTCTCGTGACCGGGGGAACCGGGTCGTGGGGGTATGAGCTGGTTAAGCAGCTATTACTTCAGCAGCCGAAGGAAATCATCGTATTTTCACGTAACGAGTCTACCCAGGTTGCTATGAGCCGGGCATTTGAGGATCCGCGACTCACGTTCCGTATCGGCGATATTCGTGATAAAGAAGCCCTTATGGATGCGTGCAAGAATGTGGATATCGTATATCATTTGGCTGCATTGAAGCATGTTCCCGTCTGTGAAGATCAACCTTATGAGGCTTTGAAGACGAATGTTGTCGGCACACAGAATGTCATTGAGACAGCAATGGAGAACAAAGTAAAAAAGGTAATCTATATTTCAACGGATAAGGCGGCGAATCCTTCTAATTTCTACGGCATGACCAAGGCGATCGGGGAGAAGCTGATCGTGTATGCCAACTTGCTGCAAAGCGATACGAAGTTCGTCTGTGTGCGCGGTGGAAATGTACTTGGCACCAATGGCAGTGTAGTTCATTTATTTAAAAGCCAGATTGCCAATAAAAATCATGTACGCATTACAGATTTGAAAATGACGCGTTTCTTTTTCACACTTCCGGACGCCATAAGCTTGCTATTCAAGGCTTCTATCGAAAGTATCGGCGGAGAAATCTTCGTTATGTCTATGCCGACCTGCCGCATTGTTGACTTAGCAGAGGTGCTGATTGAGGCGTCGGGCAAGGAAAATGTGGAGATTATCGAGTCTGGGATCCGCCCTGGCGAGAAAATACACGAGATTCTGATGAGTGAATACGAGAGCATGACTACCATAGTGTACGATCGAGAATACTTGGTTATTCTCCCCAATCTGGATATTCCAGAATTAAAGGAGCGATACAGCCAGTACCCTCTTGTTCCGTTTGAGAGCTTCAGCTCGGAGCACAATTTAATGGATAAAGACGAAATCCGGAATTTATTGATTCGCGGAGGATTCATATCATGA
- a CDS encoding nucleoside-diphosphate sugar epimerase: MSKVGGIPVEQKITELIIHMSHSHAQIARILDAERQVAVRIAQIIHAIPDAEPAFDGTDGLIESAGRINKSVVSYLNSIAELQDAMAENLELVVKELKDQDEE; the protein is encoded by the coding sequence TTGAGTAAAGTAGGGGGAATCCCGGTGGAACAGAAGATCACAGAACTCATCATTCATATGTCCCACTCGCATGCGCAAATCGCGCGAATCCTCGATGCGGAGAGGCAGGTTGCCGTGCGAATAGCGCAGATTATTCATGCTATTCCTGATGCTGAACCGGCTTTCGATGGAACCGACGGGTTGATTGAAAGCGCGGGGCGCATTAACAAGAGCGTTGTCTCCTATTTGAATTCAATTGCCGAGCTGCAGGATGCCATGGCGGAAAATTTGGAGCTCGTGGTCAAGGAGTTAAAAGATCAGGATGAAGAATAG
- a CDS encoding glycosyltransferase family 4 protein, translating to MSELKKLLLFSHICNKRNITGAEKLLLFLATRLSPYFQCVIVVPKEGLLTRLADRCGIRTIVQNIPLLYGMCLPHEGLAQQADDLLTGAAFKETSRLLAAERPDYVLVNTSTHVVPAMAAKSMGIPVIWHITEVIASNEYTGTSIRNIDQYSDWIVCISESAAAPLSGCSAGKLSILFPSWSWSDFNPHMWPQLREQQRQQWKVNSDDRVIGYISSYLIPEKGPDHFIEAALILAGRYEQSKFVIIGAEANNSFYLKLRQRITESPYAERFIFIDYVSDIESAFSAMDVVIVPSMKEEGFGLTAMEAMIMEKPVIAYASGGLEEILRFTGNQPFLAPVGDYSELSARVSRFLDEPGLIESVGRSNRIQIEACFGPEAYEANLQAMLNHIGGGTSSAVPVADPPSLRPVRSSPKTRRRAKKARLLPSARKRLQSIKSRKLVMNPKRLKQGRKGSKARVKPGARSIRSIRRVSPMRRRRKDKKRL from the coding sequence ATGTCAGAATTGAAGAAGCTGTTGTTGTTCTCGCATATTTGCAACAAGAGGAATATTACAGGAGCGGAGAAGCTGCTGCTCTTTCTGGCCACGAGATTATCGCCTTATTTCCAGTGCGTCATCGTTGTTCCCAAAGAAGGCCTGTTAACACGGCTAGCCGACAGATGCGGAATAAGAACGATTGTACAGAATATTCCGCTCCTATACGGAATGTGTTTGCCTCATGAAGGTTTAGCGCAGCAAGCCGACGATTTGCTGACGGGAGCAGCGTTTAAAGAAACTTCCCGGCTTCTAGCCGCAGAACGGCCGGATTATGTACTAGTTAATACCAGCACCCACGTGGTCCCGGCAATGGCAGCCAAATCCATGGGTATACCTGTTATTTGGCATATTACCGAAGTGATTGCCAGCAACGAGTATACGGGAACTTCTATTCGAAATATCGACCAGTACAGTGACTGGATTGTATGCATTTCGGAATCTGCAGCCGCTCCTTTAAGCGGTTGCTCTGCCGGGAAACTCAGTATCTTATTTCCTTCTTGGTCTTGGAGCGATTTTAACCCCCATATGTGGCCGCAGCTGCGCGAGCAGCAGAGACAGCAATGGAAAGTGAATTCTGATGATAGGGTGATTGGTTATATATCGTCCTATTTGATTCCTGAGAAAGGGCCGGATCATTTTATCGAAGCAGCCCTGATACTGGCAGGGCGATATGAGCAGAGCAAATTTGTGATTATCGGCGCTGAAGCGAACAACTCGTTCTATCTTAAGCTTCGGCAAAGGATCACCGAGTCCCCTTATGCGGAACGGTTCATATTTATCGATTATGTGTCAGATATCGAATCAGCATTCAGCGCGATGGATGTGGTTATTGTCCCCAGTATGAAGGAGGAAGGCTTCGGCCTAACGGCAATGGAGGCTATGATCATGGAAAAGCCGGTCATTGCTTATGCATCCGGAGGCCTGGAAGAAATATTACGATTTACAGGAAACCAGCCGTTTCTCGCTCCTGTCGGAGATTATTCCGAGCTTAGCGCAAGAGTATCCCGGTTCCTTGATGAGCCGGGTTTAATAGAATCCGTCGGCCGCAGCAACCGAATTCAGATTGAAGCCTGCTTCGGTCCTGAGGCTTATGAAGCTAATCTGCAGGCCATGTTGAACCACATTGGCGGCGGGACTTCTAGTGCGGTCCCTGTGGCAGATCCGCCTTCGCTCCGCCCCGTACGATCGAGTCCAAAGACTCGGCGCAGGGCTAAAAAGGCCAGGCTGTTGCCTTCTGCGCGAAAACGGCTGCAGAGCATAAAGAGCCGAAAGCTCGTCATGAACCCGAAGCGTCTAAAACAGGGGCGTAAGGGGAGCAAGGCTCGAGTGAAACCCGGAGCGCGGAGTATACGCTCCATCCGGCGGGTTAGCCCTATGCGAAGAAGAAGAAAAGATAAGAAGAGACTGTGA
- a CDS encoding dTDP-4-dehydrorhamnose reductase family protein, which yields MKILIIGGNGMAGHVLVRYFQRQGKHRVFYTTRDTSDPGSLILDVDDISAVERAVQLVRPDVIINAVGVLNHFAAQNTIAAYHINGFLPHRLRRAADALSARLIHISTDCVFLGSKGKYTENDLTDGTSTYAVTKALGEVRDEGHLTIRTSIIGPEIRDQGIGLLQWFLGQQGTVNGYRRVLWNGVTTIQLAKAIDSVLDSSLSGLVHLAHPETFNKHDMLKLFQEIWNKQDVNIVPVDEPVIDRTLVSTRKDVHFALPSFRGMIEEMADWMGRK from the coding sequence ATGAAAATACTCATTATCGGCGGTAACGGAATGGCAGGTCATGTATTGGTTCGTTATTTCCAGCGGCAGGGGAAGCATCGCGTATTTTATACGACCCGGGACACGAGCGACCCCGGGTCGCTCATTCTTGATGTGGATGACATTTCAGCAGTAGAACGGGCCGTTCAGCTCGTCAGGCCGGATGTCATCATTAATGCGGTAGGTGTGCTCAACCATTTCGCGGCCCAGAATACAATAGCAGCTTACCATATTAACGGATTTCTCCCGCACCGTCTCCGGCGGGCAGCAGACGCGCTGTCTGCCCGGTTAATCCACATTAGTACGGACTGCGTATTCCTTGGCAGTAAAGGGAAGTACACGGAAAATGATCTGACTGACGGTACATCCACCTATGCAGTCACGAAGGCGCTAGGTGAGGTTCGGGATGAGGGGCATCTTACGATTCGGACATCGATTATCGGTCCCGAAATACGCGATCAGGGTATTGGCTTGCTGCAGTGGTTCTTAGGCCAACAAGGAACAGTAAACGGGTATCGTCGCGTTCTCTGGAACGGAGTGACAACAATTCAATTAGCGAAAGCCATCGATTCTGTGCTGGACTCCTCCTTATCCGGGCTCGTGCACCTTGCACATCCAGAAACCTTCAACAAGCATGATATGCTGAAGCTATTTCAGGAGATTTGGAATAAGCAGGATGTGAACATCGTTCCTGTGGATGAGCCGGTCATTGATCGCACATTGGTATCGACTCGGAAGGATGTTCATTTTGCCCTTCCTTCTTTTCGCGGCATGATTGAGGAAATGGCTGACTGGATGGGAAGAAAATGA